In Methylothermaceae bacteria B42, the genomic window AAACAAGGCATCCTTTCCTTGACCATCAAGGATAAAAACGCGCTTTACGCGGCCTATATGCCGTTTTTGAAGAACGGTGGGCTTTTTATTCCCACCACCCGGCAATATGAACTGGGTGATGAGGTCTTTATGTTGCTGAGCTTGATGGAAGAAACCGAACGCATTCCCGTCGCCGGTAAAATTGTCTGGATTACCCCCAAGGGCGCGGAAGGCTACCGCGCGGCTGGCGTGGGGGTGGAATTTACCGATGAAGATCAAGGGAAAACCCGCAGCAAAATCGAAACTCATCTGGCCGGGGCATTGAAATCCGACCGTCCAACCCATACCATGTAGGGAGTTTTTTCCTTACTTGGTATTTCTAGATGCTGATTGATTCCCACTGCCACCTGGATCGTCTCGATCTGAAACCCTACGACAACCATTTCCATGCTTACATGGAACATGCCCGAAAAGAAGGGTTGGAACACATGCTTTGTGTATGCATCAACCTGGAAACCTATGGCCGGATGCGAACGCTTGTCGATCCCTACTGGCCGGAGATTTCCGTTTCCGTGGGCGTGCATCCCAATGATTGCCGGGGGATGGATATTCCAGCGGAAAAGCTGCTGGAACTGGGACAGGATGACCACGTGGTTGCCATTGGCGAAACTGGGTTGGATTATTACCGCACGGAAGAAAACCAGGATTGGCAGCATCGCCGCTTTAGGCAGCATGTTCAAGTGGCCAAAAACCTCAAAAAACCTTTAATTATTCATAGCCGGGCGGCCAAGGAAGATACCTTGCGGATCCTGCAGGAAGAAAATGCCGGCGAAGTGGGGGGTGTGCTCCATTGCTTTGCCGAAGACTGGGATATGGCAAAGCGGGCGTTGGATTTGAATTTCTATATTTCCTTTTCCGGCATTGTCACCTTCAAAAATGCCCAGGTGTTGCAGAATGTGGCCAAAAAGGTGCCGGAAGATCGTTTTCTGATTGAAACGGACTCTCCTTATTTAGCGCCTATTCCTCATCGTGGTAAACCCAATTATCCCCATTATGTCCGCCATGTGGCGGAGGCGATCGCCCAGCTTCGCGGTACGACTTTCGATCAGGTTGCCGAGCGCAGCAGCCGCAATTTTTATGATCTCTTTAGTTTAGTGCCTGAAACTGTCTGACAGCTTCCATAGCGCGCTCCAGCGCTTCTTTTTGGGTATAAAAATGGGGCGAAAAGCGTATCCCCCCGCCGCGATGGGCGCAGATGATGTTTTGCCGGCGTAAAGTTTGAAACAATGCCTGAGTGTCGGCATTAACAGGTTTGAAAGTCACAATGCCCGAGCGCTGTGCTGGATAAACAGGAGACAGTAGCGTTAAATCAGGGGCCGCCAGGATGGCTTCAATCAAATAATGGGTGTTGTCCAAAACCCGTTTCTCGATGGATTCCAGGCCCACTTCCAATAACAATGACAGGCTGGCACTTAGGGCGTGGATCCCCAGCATATTGGGGCTGCCGCATTCAAAGCGGCGCGCGCTTTTGGCAATTTCCCAGGCTGGATTGTCGTAATCACCCGCGTTTTCCACCATATGCCAGCCATATTGGCTAAGGGAAAGCCTATCCCTGGCATCAGGCGTTGAGTAAAACACCCCCAACCCTTCCGGGCCCAGCAGCCATTTGTGGCCGTCCGCCATGACGTAATCGGCTTGCCAGCGTTGAACATCCGATTGCAGCGCCCCCAGGCTCTGAATGGCGTCAACGCAGAAGAGCACGCTCTGTTTACGGCAAAATTCCCCGATTTGTTCCAAATTCATACGCCTGCCACTGGCATACTGTACCGAACTAACGGTAATCAGACGGGTATGATTATCCACGTGCTGGAAAAGCGCCTGTTCGGGATTGTCCGTATGGATAGCCGCCTGACGCAATTCCACGCCTTTTGTGCTGAGAGACTCCCAAGGAATGCGATTGGATGGGAACTCTTCCGAGCTGGTGACAATGTTATCCCCGGTTTTCC contains:
- a CDS encoding deoxyribonuclease; this translates as MLIDSHCHLDRLDLKPYDNHFHAYMEHARKEGLEHMLCVCINLETYGRMRTLVDPYWPEISVSVGVHPNDCRGMDIPAEKLLELGQDDHVVAIGETGLDYYRTEENQDWQHRRFRQHVQVAKNLKKPLIIHSRAAKEDTLRILQEENAGEVGGVLHCFAEDWDMAKRALDLNFYISFSGIVTFKNAQVLQNVAKKVPEDRFLIETDSPYLAPIPHRGKPNYPHYVRHVAEAIAQLRGTTFDQVAERSSRNFYDLFSLVPETV
- a CDS encoding class V aminotransferase, translated to MTLLAQEFELEPEIVYLNHAAVAPWPKRTKEAVIQFAEENCRVGATHYPRWQQKERELREQFKEVLNAPSSDDIALVKNTSEALSFVAYGLDWKTGDNIVTSSEEFPSNRIPWESLSTKGVELRQAAIHTDNPEQALFQHVDNHTRLITVSSVQYASGRRMNLEQIGEFCRKQSVLFCVDAIQSLGALQSDVQRWQADYVMADGHKWLLGPEGLGVFYSTPDARDRLSLSQYGWHMVENAGDYDNPAWEIAKSARRFECGSPNMLGIHALSASLSLLLEVGLESIEKRVLDNTHYLIEAILAAPDLTLLSPVYPAQRSGIVTFKPVNADTQALFQTLRRQNIICAHRGGGIRFSPHFYTQKEALERAMEAVRQFQALN
- a CDS encoding pilus assembly protein PilZ, yielding MTQTKSKQGILSLTIKDKNALYAAYMPFLKNGGLFIPTTRQYELGDEVFMLLSLMEETERIPVAGKIVWITPKGAEGYRAAGVGVEFTDEDQGKTRSKIETHLAGALKSDRPTHTM